One genomic window of Cannabis sativa cultivar Pink pepper isolate KNU-18-1 chromosome 2, ASM2916894v1, whole genome shotgun sequence includes the following:
- the LOC133034146 gene encoding uncharacterized protein LOC133034146, with product MNKYERDSRLRPTSCLVHAHSHLEDCERREWSKLFYEDNFEKCVKMFVPVLTLEGAPHWFGAEVNMKSKVVSFMDSLHTAMNEKYRVEATKEMLSTLDLLFEENRSKNVTFVDFRIDRKDRGLPQQDNDRDCGVYVMKYMDAVANEEEVVDEFHPVEARLEIAARIITDEQNEIRTKVVEDRRAAQGSSFASSSAPLRSPSKSPRDPRFSTAKSRNANMFPPSRASPRLQSTKTKISYGE from the exons ATGAACAAGTACGAACGTGATAGTCGATTACGACCAACCTCGTGTTTGGTACATGCCCACTCGCATCTCG AGGATTGCGAAAGACGGGAGTGGTCAAAACTGTTTTACGAAGACAACTTCGAAAAATGCGTCAAG ATGTTTGTGCCGGTGTTGACTCTAGAAGGTGCACCACATTGGTTTGGTGCCGAAGTAAATATGAAGTCGAAGGTTGTCTCATTTATGGACTCCCTACACACCGCAATGAATGAGAAGTATCGTGTGGAGGCTACGAAAGAAATG TTGTCGACGTTGGACCTTTTGTTTGAGGAGAATAGGTCGAAGAATGTGACTTTCGTGGATTTCAGAATTGACAGGAAAGATCGCGGGCTTCCTCAACAAGACAATGACCGAGATTGCGGAGTATACGTCATGAAGTACATGGACGCTGTGGCCAATGAGGAAGAAGTAGTTGATGAG TTTCACCCGGTTGAGGCACGTTTGGAAATCGCTGCGAGGATCATAACTGATGAACAAAATGAAATTCGTACCAAAGTGGTTGAAGATCGTAGGGCTGCACAAGGCAGCTCATTTGCATCGTCCTCGGCCCCTTTGCGTAGTCCGTCAAAGTCTCCACGCGATCCTCGGTTCAGTACAGCGAAGTCTCGCAATGCAAACATGTTTCCCCCGTCAAGAGCCTCCCCTAGGCTTCAGTCTACCAAGACTAAGATTTCATATGGTGAATAG
- the LOC115710815 gene encoding protein FAR1-RELATED SEQUENCE 5-like, whose protein sequence is MEAESQAENMNEEQTYEWESITTELNITKPVNEIQICDVLGKSLDKLGKWEAFYEMYAKRMGFGTRKDDVRRSHGVIVMREWVCCSEGYKRITITETQRKKRPHDVTRTGCQAALRILLTQPSNTWKCKEFSTIHNHDLASSSEVQFLRSYRVVSDGLLAQVRSMNSVGIKTANIMSHVALQSGGYERMPCQLRDVYNRVAGAKREEKIETDSEGALGFLDCLAERDPNFFVVYQVDEENRLANLFWADGNSRVDYVAFGDVLGFDTTYMTNEYNKPLTVLIGVNHHFNTCIFGFALLLHEKLPSYRWLLQKFLECHGDKKPNVVVTDQDVAMKQAIMEHMPDVTHRLCAWHLNTNASKKVKDPIFLKMFKDLMYNYYEEEDFEARWLDVVETQQLTDNEWCQTTFDTRKQWAETYLRGSFVAGMRTTQRCESINSALKKFLEKNYCLREFVTTIDMTVSKLRHNETANDFKSRCTRPHPPNPTCLTTYYNQCAEFYTRTMYHKVAEQLDLENNYFVISEEQEGEWQIYTIGKFQHPEVRYRVHYCEGQRALHCSCMLYESQGYPCRHLWATMKRLNIRRIPNTLLMKRWSKSAKTNLHLHFNPPAQEQQHIYEMARFGSLSSLTYNLTFYAAKTEDSYTRAKEEIERLTLMFKEEFEMSSNPEGQTPQPGRYRNNPNIIKDPEVVRTKGTGNPREGPNGEQIPRNSRHCRICRSSGHDYRRCPNRQQNTGSQGQQSAHNQPTTDSFNEHSNAYFPEPPSSTQESYYGHSYI, encoded by the coding sequence ATGGAGGCCGAGTCTCAAGCAGAGAACATGAATGAGGAACAAACCTACGAATGGGAAAGCATAACAACAGAGCTAAACATCACAAAACCAGTGAATGAGATTCAAATATGTGACGTCCTAGGCAAGAGTCTCGACAAACTGGGAAAATGGGAAGCATTCTACGAAATGTATGCGAAACGGATGGGTTTCGGCACAAGAAAAGATGATGTACGACGTTCTCACGGAGTCATCGTAATGCGCGAGTGGGTTTGTTGTTCCGAGGGTTACAAAAGAATCACAATAACGGAAACACAAAGAAAAAAGAGACCTCATGATGTCACTAGAACCGGATGTCAGGCAGCATTACGTATTTTACTCACACAACCGTCTAACACTTGGAAATGCAAAGAGTTCAGCACAATACACAATCACGACCTCGCTTCATCAAGTGAGGTACAATTTTTGAGATCATACCGAGTAGTGTCCGATGGCTTGCTTGCCCAAGTTAGGTCGATGAACTCAGTTGGAATTAAAACTGCCAACATAATGTCTCatgttgctttgcaaagtggagGTTACGAGAGAATGCCATGTCAACTTCGAGATGTCTACAACAGGGTTGCTGGTGCCAAGCGAGAAGAAAAGATAGAGACGGACTCGGAAGGAGCGTTGGGATTTCTTGATTGTCTCGCAGAGAGGGATCCAAATTTCTTCGTTGTATATCAGGTGGACGAGGAGAATCGATTGGCTAACTTATTTTGGGCAGATGGAAACTCACGTGTCGACTATGTGGCTTTTGGGGATGTACTAGGGTTTGATACCACCTACATGACAAATGAGTACAATAAGCCTCTCACTGTTCTCATTGGCGTAAACCACCATTTCAACACATGCATCTTCGGGTTCGCTCTACTCCTCCACGAGAAGCTTCCATCCTATCGTTGGCTACTTCAAAAATTTCTCGAATGCCATGGAGATAAGAAGCCAAATGTTGTAGTTACTGACCAAGATGTGGCCATGAAACAGGCCATCATGGAACACATGCCTGATGTGACACACCGTCTATGTGCTTGGCATCTCAATACAAATGCTTCCAAAAAGGTTAAAGATCCGATCTTCTTGAAAATGTTTAAAGATCTAATGTACAACTACTACGAGGAGGAGGATTTCGAAGCAAGATGGTTAGACGTCGTCGAAACCCAACAACTAACAGATAATGAATGGTGCCAAACAACATTCGACACAAGAAAACAGTGGGCAGAAACTTATTTAAGGGGTTCATTCGTTGCAGGAATGAGAACCACACAACGTTGCGAATCGATCAACTCAGCCCTAAAAAAATTTTTAGAGAAGAATTATTGCTTGCGTGAGTTCGTAACAACCATAGATATGACAGTCTCAAAGCTCAGACACAACGAGACTGCAAATGACTTCAAAAGCAGATGCACTCGACCTCACCCACCTAATCCTACATGCTTGACCACGTACTACAACCAATGTGctgaattctacacaagaaCTATGTACCACAAGGTTGCTGAGCAGCTTGATTTAGAGAATAATTATTTTGTCATAAGTGAGGAGCAAGAAGGAGAGTGGCAGATATACACCATTGGAAAGTTTCAGCATCCGGAAGTCCGATACCGAGTTCATTACTGTGAAGGCCAACGAGCACTACACTGTAGCTGCATGCTATATGAAAGTCAGGGGTACCCTTGTAGACATTTATGGGCTACAATGAAAAGATTAAACATCAGAAGAATACCTAATACTCTTCTCATGAAGCGATGGAGCAAATCCGCGAAGAcaaatctccacctacatttTAACCCCCCGGCCCAAGAACAACAACACATTTATGAGATGGCTAGGTTTGGATCTCTCAGCTCATTAACTTATAACTTGACTTTCTATGCAGCAAAAACAGAGGATTCGTACACGCGTGCAAAGGAAGAGATTGAACGGCTAACTCTAATGTTCAAGGAAGAATTTGAGATGAGTTCCAATCCAGAAGGACAGACGCCACAACCTGGAAGATATCGTAACAACCCCAACATTATTAAAGACCCTGAAGTTGTGAGAACAAAGGGTACGGGAAATCCAAGGGAAGGACCGAACGGGGAGCAGAtcccaagaaactcaagacattGTCGCATTTGTCGCTCATCAGGCCATGATTATCGGCGGTGCCCAAACCGTCAACAGAATACTGGATCTCAGGGGCAACAGTCAGCACACAATCAACCAACAACTGACTCATTCAATGAACACTCCAACGCGTATTTCCCTGAACCGCCTTCCTCCACACAAGAATCATACTATggtcattcatatatataa
- the LOC115720716 gene encoding tetrahydrocannabinolic acid synthase-like yields the protein MKYSSVSWFLCQILVYLLSFSIQTSQANPHNNFLQCFSKHISNNNTSLAKLIHTPNDFSYISLLNSTIQNLRFTSPTPKPLVIITPSNTSHVQACVLCSKKYGLQIRTRSGGHDFEGVSYVSKVPFVILDMRNLRSITVDVDNKTAWVESGATLGELYYRIAEKNENLSFPGGYCHSVGVGGHFSGGGYGALMRKYGLAADNVIDAHLVNADGEFVDRKSMGEDLFWAIRGGGGASFGIVLAWKIRLVPVPSKVTVLSVSKNLPINETVKIYNKWQNIAHKFDQDLLMVVRFLTVNSTDEHGKNMTTIQATFFSIFLGRVDNFLSLMQTNFPELGVVRKDCFETSWIEMIFFFNEFSSEDKLEVLLDPTNVVKGYFKGKLDYVRKPISEIVMVKLLEKLYEEDVGLAYIQMYPYGGKMSEIPESAIPFPHRAGVMYKILYWSQWEKEEESERHMNWVRSVYNYMTPYVSENPRASYINYRDLDLGANNEKGPVSYEQASIWGKKYFNKNFKKLVQVKTKVDPTNFFRNEQSIPPLSPRFL from the coding sequence atgaagtactcatcagtgTCTTGGTTTCTTTGCCAAATATTAGTTTATCTTCTTTCATTCTCTATCCAAACTTCTCAAGCTAATCCTCACAACAACTTTCTTCAATGCTTCTCCAAACATATCTCCAACAACAATACATCACTTGCCAAACTCATACACACTCCAAATGACTTTTCATATATCTCCCTTCTAAATTCAACCATACAAAACCTTAGATTCACTTCTCCAACACCAAAACCACTAGTTATCATCACACCTTCAAATACATCCCATGTCCAAGCCTGTGTTTTATGTTCCAAGAAATATGGCTTACAGATTCGAACTCGAAGCGGCGGCCATGACTTTGAGGGTGTCTCCTATGTGTCTAAAGTCCCATTTGTGATATTAGATATGAGAAATCTACGTTCAATCACTGTAGACGTAGATAACAAAACTGCATGGGTTGAATCTGGAGCTACCCTTGGAGAACTTTATTATAGAATCGCTGAGAAAAATGAGAATCTTAGTTTTCCCGGTGGCTATTGCCATAGTGTTGGGGTTGGTGGGCATTTCAGTGGAGGAGGCTATGGAGCATTGATGCGAAAATATGGCCTTGCAGCTGATAATGTCATTGATGCTCACTTAGTCAACGCTGATGGAGAATTCGTTGACCGAAAATCTATGGGAGAAGATTTGTTTTGGGCCATTCGTGGTGGTGGTGGAGCAAGCTTTGGAATTGTTCTCGCTTGGAAAATTAGATTGGTTCCTGTGCCATCTAAGGTTACTGTATTATCAGTTAGTAAGAACTTGCCGATAAATGAAACtgtgaaaatttataataagTGGCAAAATATTGCTCACAAGTTTGACCAAGATTTGTTAATGGTAGTTAGGTTCTTAACTGTGAATTCTACTGATGAGCATGGGAAGAATATGACAACAATACAAGCTacattcttttctatttttcttggTAGAGTGGATAATTTTCTTTCCTTGATGCAAACTAACTTTCCTGAGTTGGGTGTAGTAAGAAAAGATTGTTTTGAAACGAGTTGGATTGAAATGATCTTTTTCTTCAATGAATTCTCAAGTGAAGATAAATTGGAGGTTTTGCTCGATCCAACAAATGTAGTAAAGGGTTATTTCAAGGGGAAACTAGACTACGTTAGGAAGCCAATTTCAGAAATTGTTATGGTCAAACTTTTGGAAAAGTTATATGAAGAAGATGTAGGATTGGCATATATTCAAATGTACCCTTATGGTGGTAAAATGAGCGAGATTCCTGAATCTGCAATTCCATTCCCACATAGAGCTGGAGTTATGTACAAAATTTTATATTGGTCTCAGtgggaaaaagaagaagaaagtgaAAGGCATATGAATTGGGTTCGAAGTGTTTATAATTACATGACTCCATACGTGTCCGAAAATCCAAGAGCttcatatattaattatagAGACCTAGATTTGGGAGCAAATAATGAAAAAGGTCCTGTAAGTTATGAACAAGCAAGCATTTGGGGGAAAAAGTACttcaataaaaattttaagaaattagtTCAAGTGAAAACCAAGGTTGACCCGACTAATTTCTTTAGGAACGAACAGAGCATTCCACCTTTATCTCCACGATTTCTCTAA
- the LOC115698838 gene encoding uncharacterized protein LOC115698838 has product MAGKRKRKGGNEPVKKDVTPEPNDNAVGWRNFFNANYKALRAAEKGLTEKEATDKLKVQYKGFTDEEKSEWRSYDPNPNPAKKAVQTRGRKPKAADAKGKKVEVDEEEGAPDSEEASVYGRCSFNRLMRICKNLNLEQKDVIQNAGFGSFIREDAPYVDTRLVSWLIKHVDPTTSILDLYGRKIHLSAAMFGDVMGVDDGGDPVVTEGDSDTRYLEEILNVVEYTVSLTMLEKSLLECVEADSLFLIKFSLVVIGTVLAPKTGVDITSGYLHSLRVTRDIRHKNWATAGFRYLMNSIFRFRNKATKNVSGCTLFLQLVYLTHVEWNFGYVDRTVLPVDFWGSKQCKSAYKFVKDNGGPNSDKITLTSNPVISPNYYSDSEGRKSSDHFVSSINELKEYISNELKSQLRSFSLKFMDKGEGVGGIDRELEEDAAAETGKKAECSQAVEESPLKSPVRSKTNVVGLSDENVVDSVSTPSLSVTKSVEDEGAAHKTFDDEDFDILEVASFWNKGKAPVKSKKSQSENVPLIEDDFNDKAYEQFIESGRTVVGPFKTKEAIPRNQYGFYKFIFSNTLDPGYVLAKFRKFEVDRRCMASLRPLREVEGSVSVKVLTKYVSFIVHV; this is encoded by the exons ATGGCTGGGAAACGCAAAAGGAAAGGGGGAAATGAACCCGTAAAGAAGGATGTCACCCCCGAGCCGAACGATAATGCGGTTGGTTGGAgaaatttctt CAATGCGAACTACAAAGCCCTTCGAGCAGCTGAGAAGGGATTAACTGAGAAAGAG GCTACCGACAAATTAAAAGTGCAATATAAAGGTTTCACCGACGAGGAGAAGTCTGAGTGGAGAAGCTATGACCCTAACCCTAATCCCGCTAAGAAGGCTGTGCAAACAAGGGGGAGGAAACCAAAGGCAGCTGATGCcaaggggaagaaagtggaGGTGGATGAGGAAGAGGGTGCTCCTGATAGTGAAGAAGCATCTGTGTACGGTCGATGCTCCTTCAACCGTTTAATGAGGATTTGCAAGAACCTGAACCTGGAGCAGAAAGATGTGATCCAAAATGCTGGATTTGGATCATTCATCAGAGAGGATGCACCATACGTTGACACCCGACTAGTGAGTTGGTTAATCAAACATGTTGACCCAACCACTAGCATACTGGATTTGTATGGGAGGAAAATTCACTTATCTGCCGCGATGTTCGGAGATGTTATGGGGGTGGACGACGGAGGGGATCCTGTAGTCACCGAGGGTGATAGTGACACTCGATATCTGGAGGAGATATTGAACGTTGTCGAGTACACCGTGTCCTTGACAATGTTGGAGAAATCTTTGTTGGAGTGCGTTGAGGCAGACAGCCTATTTCTCATTAAATTTTCTTTGGTGGTCATAGGGACAGTCCTTGCGCCGAAAACGGGGGTCGATATCACTTCGGGGTACTTGCACTCCCTTAGGGTTACCAGGGACATTCGCCACAAGAACTGGGCGACTGCGGGGTTCAGGTATCTGATGAACTCAATTTTCAGATTCCGAAATAAGGCGACGAAGAATGTATCTGGCTGCACCTTATTCCTCCAG TTGGTGTACTTGACTCACGTGGAGTGGAACTTTGGATATGTCGACCGAACAGTGCTCCCCGTTGATTTTTGGGGTAGTAAACAATGTAAGTCCGCTTACAAATTTGTGAAAGACAATGGGGGTCCCAACAGCGACAAG ATAACGCTCACTTCGAATCCCGTAATATCGCCCAACTACTACTCGGACTCGGAAGGAAGAAAGAGCAGTGACCACTTTGTCAGCTCTATCAACGAGTTGAAGGAGTACATCTCGAATGAGTTAAAGTCTcagttgagatcattttctttgaaatttatgGACAAAGGAGAAGGTGTAGGTGGTATTGACCGAGAGTTGGAGGAGGATGCTGCTGCGGAAACGGGGAAGAAGGCGGAGTGCAGCCAGGCCGTGGAGGAGTCCCCGTTGAAGTCCCCTGTCCGTTCGAAGACTAATGTTGTTGGTCTATCCGACGAAAATGTGGTGGATTCTGTAAGTACGCCTTCACTATCTGTTACAAAATCTGTTGAAGATGAAGGTGCTGCACATAAGACCTTCGACGATGAGGACTTTGATATACTCGAAGTGGCATCTTTCTGGAATAAAGGCAAAGCCCCCGTCAAATCAAAGAAGTCACAGTCGGAGAATGTGCCTTTAATTGAGGATGACTTCAACGATAAGGCGTACGAGCAATTCATTGAGTCGGGCAGAACTGTTGTCGGGCCATTCAAGACGAAGGAAGCGATCCCCCGTAACCAATATGggttttacaagtttatttttagCAACACGTTAGATCCGGG ATATGTGCTTGCGAAATTTCGAAAGTTTGAAGTGGATAGGAGGTGCATGGCATCGTTGCGTCCGTTGCGAGAAGTTGAGGGATCCGTAAGTGTCAAAGTATTAACTAAATATGTATCATTTATTGTACATGTGTAA
- the LOC133034777 gene encoding uncharacterized protein LOC133034777, which produces MVAGGGEDSCGFDGGGPPWRNSLQGHPHCYCGDLAYVWTSSSRANPGRRFFGCPHYENDESRGCDYFCWIDKSHGKRSTDATPGLRNQIKIFEEDKKRNENVIRKLIFIIFICLLIIVQLILR; this is translated from the exons ATGGTGGCTGGTGGTGGAGAAGACTCATGCGGGTTCGATGGGGGTGGTCCGCCTTGGAGAAATTCACTTCAGGGACACCCCCATTGCTACTGTGGTGATCTAGCTTATGTTTGGACTTCTAGTAGTAGAGCAAATCCTGGTCGTCGATTCTTCGGATGTCCACACTAT GAGAACGATGAAAGTCGAGGATGTGATTACTTTTGTTGGATCGATAAATCACATGGTAAGAGAAGTACAGATGCTACACCTGGATTGCGAAACCAAATCAAGATTTTCGAAGAAGATAAGAAACGCAATGAGAAtgttattagaaaattaatttttatcatttttatttgcCTTCTCATCATTGTCCAACTTATATTGCGTTGA